From one Caldithrix abyssi DSM 13497 genomic stretch:
- the amrB gene encoding AmmeMemoRadiSam system protein B: MMQNSIIRKPAVAGMFYSGNRSTLEREVAVFLENSNQEKNVRHIYGVVAPHAGYMYSGGVAARAYRQVMDFEYEVVVVIAPSHHVYFETVSIYDGDFYETPMGLIPVDKNLCRQLADFDQRLTLSSIGHEGEEHALEVQLPFLQHIFEEFKLVPIVMGDQSMKNIQALANALAAVLDNKKTLIVASSDLSHYHSYEEAVRLDSVVISHINNFKEDNLYEDLQSGLCEMCGGGPVIAMMKACRKSGADKAKVVLYRNSGDVTGERAPVVGYLAAIVYE, encoded by the coding sequence ATGATGCAAAATTCCATAATCCGCAAACCAGCTGTTGCTGGAATGTTTTATTCAGGAAACCGCTCCACCCTGGAGCGCGAGGTGGCTGTTTTTCTTGAAAACTCCAATCAGGAAAAAAATGTGCGCCATATTTACGGCGTGGTGGCTCCCCATGCAGGTTACATGTACTCGGGCGGGGTGGCTGCGCGCGCCTATCGTCAGGTAATGGACTTTGAATATGAAGTCGTTGTGGTCATTGCTCCCAGTCACCATGTGTATTTTGAAACGGTTTCCATTTATGACGGCGACTTTTACGAAACGCCGATGGGCTTAATTCCTGTCGATAAAAACCTCTGCCGCCAGCTGGCTGATTTCGATCAACGGCTGACTCTATCGTCCATCGGCCACGAAGGCGAGGAGCACGCGCTGGAGGTTCAATTGCCGTTTTTACAACACATTTTTGAAGAATTCAAACTGGTACCCATCGTGATGGGCGATCAGAGCATGAAAAACATTCAGGCGCTGGCCAACGCTCTGGCCGCGGTTCTTGATAACAAAAAAACCCTGATTGTAGCCAGCTCCGATCTTTCCCATTACCATAGCTATGAAGAAGCCGTGCGTCTCGACTCGGTGGTTATTTCGCACATTAATAATTTTAAAGAAGATAATTTGTACGAAGATTTACAGAGCGGCCTGTGCGAAATGTGCGGCGGCGGCCCGGTGATCGCCATGATGAAGGCCTGCAGAAAATCAGGCGCGGATAAAGCCAAAGTGGTGCTCTATCGAAATTCCGGCGATGTTACCGGTGAGCGCGCGCCCGTGGTGGGCTACCTGGCCGCGATTGTTTATGAATAA
- a CDS encoding geranylgeranylglyceryl/heptaprenylglyceryl phosphate synthase, protein MTVYQHLLEVKERKGGGYLVLIDPDKTPAHSLPAIMENAIASGVDAFLVGGSLLLTPQFDQYVEQFKKYAQELPVIIFPGGVHQVSRHADAILFLSLLSGRNPDHLIGTQVLAAPIIHSLKLEAISTAYLLIESGEVTSAEFMSGTRPLPRKKPEIAVAHALAAEYFGFKFIYLEGGSGAQQAVPAEIIAAVDAHVNVPLIVGGGIRTPEDAAKKVEAGASFIVTGNVLETPDNRSLVQEFSQAIHQKGS, encoded by the coding sequence ATGACGGTTTACCAGCACTTATTGGAAGTAAAAGAGCGAAAAGGCGGCGGCTATCTTGTTTTAATCGATCCCGATAAAACGCCCGCCCATTCACTCCCCGCAATTATGGAAAACGCCATTGCCTCGGGCGTGGACGCTTTTTTGGTGGGCGGCAGTTTGCTGCTCACGCCACAATTTGATCAATACGTAGAGCAGTTTAAAAAATACGCGCAGGAATTGCCGGTCATCATCTTTCCGGGCGGGGTGCATCAGGTTTCGCGCCACGCGGACGCCATTCTCTTTTTGTCACTGCTAAGCGGACGCAATCCAGACCATTTGATTGGCACCCAGGTGCTGGCGGCGCCCATCATTCACAGCCTGAAGCTGGAAGCCATTTCCACCGCCTACCTGTTGATTGAGTCGGGCGAAGTTACCTCGGCCGAGTTCATGAGCGGCACAAGGCCCCTGCCGCGTAAAAAGCCGGAGATCGCCGTTGCCCACGCCCTGGCTGCGGAGTATTTCGGTTTTAAATTCATCTATCTGGAAGGGGGAAGCGGGGCGCAGCAGGCCGTGCCGGCAGAGATCATCGCCGCCGTAGATGCCCATGTGAACGTGCCGTTGATTGTTGGAGGGGGTATTCGTACGCCGGAAGACGCCGCTAAAAAAGTAGAAGCCGGCGCTTCTTTTATCGTTACCGGCAATGTTCTGGAAACACCCGATAATCGCTCGCTGGTGCAAGAGTTCTCGCAAGCCATCCACCAAAAAGGTTCGTAA
- a CDS encoding D-sedoheptulose-7-phosphate isomerase, with amino-acid sequence MKFLDSIKNHFEESIQVKRLTFNHCAPTIEQAVDIMVKSFKDGKKLLLCGNGGSAADAQHIAAEFVIRLSHELDRPALPAIALTTDTSVLTAGSNDLGYELVFARQVEALGQSGDVFLGITTSGNSPNILRAAEMARKKGMATIGFLGNDGGRGKSLFDAPIVVPSVNVQHIQEAHITIGHIIVELVEKTLFAAK; translated from the coding sequence ATGAAATTTCTGGACAGTATTAAAAACCATTTCGAAGAAAGCATTCAGGTAAAACGCCTGACCTTCAATCATTGTGCGCCGACCATCGAACAGGCTGTTGACATCATGGTCAAAAGTTTTAAAGACGGCAAAAAATTGTTGCTGTGCGGCAACGGCGGTAGCGCGGCCGACGCACAGCACATCGCGGCGGAGTTCGTCATTCGTCTCAGCCATGAACTGGATCGCCCCGCTCTGCCGGCCATTGCGCTGACCACCGACACCTCCGTGTTGACAGCCGGCAGCAACGATCTGGGCTACGAGCTGGTTTTTGCCCGCCAGGTGGAGGCCCTGGGTCAAAGCGGCGATGTTTTTCTGGGAATTACCACCAGCGGCAATTCACCGAACATCCTCCGGGCGGCGGAGATGGCCCGCAAAAAAGGCATGGCCACCATCGGTTTTTTGGGCAACGATGGCGGACGCGGAAAATCGTTGTTTGATGCGCCGATCGTCGTACCTTCCGTTAATGTGCAGCACATTCAGGAGGCCCACATCACCATCGGACACATCATCGTGGAGCTGGTGGAAAAGACGCTTTTTGCAGCAAAATAA
- a CDS encoding SDR family oxidoreductase, translating into MSEVYLITGGAGFIGSNLAEALVNQGATVKILDNFTTGRKENIAHLTDKVEVINGDVRYLNTLLEVTKGVDYILHQAALPSVPRSIQTPLESNDVNLNGTLNVLYAAKENGVKRVVYAASSSAYGDTPTLPKVETMKPNPLSPYAVNKLAAEQYCSVFYKVYGLETVALRYFNIFGPRQDPNSYYSAVIPKFIKAFFKGESPVIYGDGSQSRDFTYIENVIDANLKACKAPDAPGHVFNIACGERITLNELAEELRKIIGSDVQPVHGDPRPGDIKHSLADISAAQKLLGYQVKVRVHEGLKRTVEWFDRHRDALE; encoded by the coding sequence ATGAGCGAAGTTTATTTAATCACCGGTGGGGCGGGCTTTATTGGCTCCAACCTGGCGGAGGCGCTGGTGAATCAGGGCGCCACGGTCAAAATACTGGACAATTTTACCACTGGTCGAAAAGAGAATATTGCCCATCTGACGGATAAAGTGGAAGTCATTAACGGCGACGTTCGTTACCTGAACACATTGTTAGAGGTTACGAAGGGCGTTGATTACATTTTGCACCAGGCGGCGTTGCCTTCGGTGCCGCGTTCCATTCAAACGCCGCTGGAGAGCAACGACGTTAATCTGAACGGCACGCTTAACGTGCTTTATGCGGCCAAAGAAAATGGCGTTAAACGCGTGGTGTACGCCGCCTCGTCTTCGGCTTACGGCGATACGCCCACCCTGCCCAAGGTGGAAACCATGAAGCCCAATCCGCTTTCGCCTTACGCCGTAAACAAGCTGGCCGCCGAACAATACTGCTCGGTATTTTACAAGGTGTACGGGCTGGAGACCGTGGCCCTGCGCTATTTCAATATTTTTGGTCCGCGGCAGGATCCAAACTCCTACTACTCGGCAGTCATCCCCAAATTCATCAAAGCCTTTTTTAAAGGAGAATCGCCGGTTATTTACGGGGACGGTTCCCAGAGCCGCGACTTTACCTACATTGAGAACGTGATCGACGCCAATCTCAAAGCCTGCAAAGCGCCGGATGCGCCGGGCCATGTGTTCAATATTGCCTGCGGCGAGCGCATTACGTTGAACGAACTGGCCGAGGAGTTACGGAAGATCATCGGCAGCGACGTTCAGCCCGTGCACGGCGATCCGCGCCCCGGCGACATTAAGCATTCGCTGGCCGATATTTCCGCCGCGCAAAAGCTGCTGGGATACCAGGTAAAGGTGCGCGTACACGAGGGGCTGAAGAGAACAGTGGAATGGTTTGACCGCCACCGGGACGCGCTGGAGTAA
- a CDS encoding JAB domain-containing protein — protein MEKYKPHYLNHRTRLRKRFLENGLSALQDYEIIELFLTFVIPQKDVKPQAKEIIDKFGSIKGFFDADEDRLKEVKFFKDKAIALRRFIKEISLLYQKQLVEEKPLTQSREELIKFCINKLGFKKEEEFWMISLDSKYSIIEENLISRGLTDKAPVYPRKIIEQALQQKAHAVLLLHNHPNGNPRASEHDITITRAIIIPAKVLNLKVYDHIIVAGDNYFSFKEEGLL, from the coding sequence ATGGAAAAGTATAAACCACATTATCTTAATCATCGAACCAGGCTCCGTAAACGTTTTCTGGAAAACGGATTATCAGCCTTACAGGATTATGAAATCATCGAATTGTTTCTAACATTTGTCATCCCTCAAAAAGATGTAAAACCCCAGGCAAAGGAAATAATCGATAAATTTGGCTCCATAAAGGGATTCTTCGATGCAGATGAAGATCGGTTAAAAGAAGTCAAATTTTTTAAAGATAAAGCGATTGCTCTGAGAAGGTTCATCAAAGAAATATCATTATTGTATCAAAAACAATTAGTAGAAGAAAAACCGCTCACTCAATCAAGAGAAGAATTGATCAAATTTTGCATAAATAAATTAGGCTTCAAAAAAGAAGAAGAATTCTGGATGATTTCTTTAGATAGTAAATATTCAATAATCGAGGAGAATCTCATTTCTAGAGGTTTGACGGACAAGGCGCCCGTTTATCCCAGAAAAATTATCGAGCAGGCATTACAACAAAAGGCTCATGCAGTTCTTTTGCTTCATAATCATCCAAATGGGAATCCCAGAGCATCAGAACATGATATTACGATTACCAGGGCCATTATCATTCCGGCGAAAGTATTGAATTTAAAAGTTTACGATCATATAATCGTTGCAGGGGACAACTATTTCAGTTTCAAGGAAGAAGGGCTGTTGTAA
- a CDS encoding ATP-dependent DNA helicase has product MEKLKQQFIETFELQDDLEKQKAIFETDGPTLIIAGPGTGKTYTLVLRTLFILLSKRARPSEIILTSFTEKSALELRDRLGLFARRLGVKLDLHELVLGTIHSICDHYINQFIRNTPLSRNYTVLDDLTNSLFIYEHWDEIGEPFRVGRRYFGRWISKWDSITRIKTYFDKITEEMVEPDELVQSSDDFLQMLGESYQKYRALLFENNKVDFAFQQRIFYDVLKKRKIGKQIRESVKYLLIDEYQDTNYIQEQIALTLVKPHQNICVVGDEDQALYRFRGATVRNILEFPHHFKNVKIVKLLDNYRSHQMIIDRYNAFIESVDWSNPDGGPDFRFDKKVRPAKSTASPDYPAVFTIWGENTREEARRFADLVQFLKKQKIIQDYSDVALLLHSVKLDYSEPFIQALQEKNIPAFCPRARAYFENEEVKMALACYLIITGYLEEDIKQSRHADYFNEALKLLGPFVDTPLAAYLQRMATEIQQLSGNETIDENVMDFLYQLFAYEPFYSYLKDENKARNLSIFSSLLNAFQTYYHLPIITAKNKQALKYRLFNSFFNLLLETGLNEYEDQNDPIPKGYVQIMTIHQSKGLEFPVVVVSSLDKRYSVQKQVDRLLRPFYRREPFEPEDRIHDFDWARLFYVAFSRPQKLLVLSTGTEPKDFFRSIWEGLEQWPYVQKETLKAQQFKSRQPFVPKKTFSLTSHINVYETCPRQYQFYKDLEFTPSRTGQLLFGTLVHQTIEDIHRAVLDGEQVNEPQIADDFERNYRGLIASGYRPLGKTQKEQALKQVVTYFQNNKDLLARVVETEVDVSYEKEDYIISGKVDLLLGKDDRLELLDFKSQQKPQKDDPIIEKYTYQLHVYAHILKERYGKEPERLYIYWTAEDHRKDALQEIPYDPRLEEAAGHHFDHIAHRIIQKDYTLKNPPDKTKVCKECDFRYYCKIREV; this is encoded by the coding sequence ATGGAAAAACTTAAACAGCAGTTTATAGAAACTTTCGAATTACAGGATGATTTAGAGAAACAGAAAGCCATTTTTGAAACGGACGGTCCTACCCTGATCATTGCCGGGCCGGGCACCGGTAAAACTTATACCTTAGTTTTGCGGACCCTCTTTATTCTTTTATCCAAAAGAGCGCGGCCTTCTGAAATCATTTTAACTTCCTTTACTGAAAAATCAGCTTTAGAATTGCGCGACCGGTTAGGACTTTTTGCCCGCCGTTTAGGTGTGAAGTTGGATTTGCACGAGCTGGTCCTGGGCACAATCCACAGCATCTGTGATCACTACATCAATCAATTCATCCGAAACACACCGCTATCCAGAAATTACACCGTGCTGGACGATCTGACCAATTCATTGTTTATTTACGAACACTGGGATGAAATTGGCGAACCGTTCCGGGTAGGCCGGCGATATTTCGGCCGCTGGATAAGTAAATGGGATAGTATCACCAGAATCAAAACGTATTTTGATAAGATTACCGAAGAAATGGTGGAGCCGGATGAACTTGTGCAAAGCAGCGATGATTTTTTGCAAATGCTGGGGGAATCCTACCAGAAATACAGAGCGTTACTTTTCGAGAACAACAAAGTCGATTTTGCCTTCCAGCAGCGCATTTTTTATGATGTGTTAAAAAAACGAAAAATTGGTAAGCAAATACGGGAATCGGTGAAATACCTTCTCATCGACGAATATCAGGATACCAATTACATTCAGGAGCAAATTGCGCTGACGCTGGTAAAGCCCCACCAGAATATCTGTGTTGTGGGAGATGAAGACCAGGCCCTGTATCGCTTCCGCGGTGCTACGGTGCGGAACATCCTGGAATTTCCCCACCATTTCAAAAATGTAAAGATAGTAAAATTGCTGGATAATTACCGTTCGCACCAAATGATTATTGATCGGTATAATGCCTTTATTGAATCTGTGGATTGGAGTAATCCCGATGGTGGGCCTGATTTTCGTTTTGATAAAAAAGTACGTCCGGCAAAATCGACGGCTTCACCGGATTATCCGGCGGTGTTTACCATCTGGGGAGAAAATACACGGGAAGAAGCCCGGCGTTTTGCCGACCTGGTGCAATTCTTGAAAAAACAGAAAATTATTCAAGATTATAGCGATGTGGCGCTCCTATTGCACAGCGTCAAACTGGATTATAGCGAGCCTTTCATCCAAGCTCTTCAGGAAAAGAACATTCCTGCCTTCTGCCCCCGGGCCCGGGCCTATTTTGAAAACGAAGAGGTGAAGATGGCGCTGGCCTGTTATCTGATCATTACTGGCTATTTAGAAGAGGATATTAAACAATCCCGGCATGCGGATTATTTTAACGAGGCATTAAAATTGTTGGGACCGTTTGTTGATACTCCTTTAGCAGCCTATTTACAACGAATGGCTACCGAAATCCAGCAGCTTTCTGGCAATGAAACGATCGATGAAAATGTGATGGACTTTCTCTATCAATTATTCGCCTATGAGCCATTTTATTCCTATCTCAAAGATGAAAATAAAGCCCGTAATCTATCTATATTTTCATCTCTGCTGAATGCTTTTCAAACCTATTACCATTTGCCCATTATAACGGCTAAAAATAAACAGGCGTTAAAATACCGGCTTTTCAATAGTTTTTTTAATTTGTTGCTGGAAACGGGATTGAACGAATATGAGGACCAGAATGATCCGATACCGAAAGGTTATGTGCAGATTATGACCATTCACCAGAGTAAGGGGCTTGAGTTTCCGGTGGTTGTGGTGAGTTCGCTGGATAAACGCTACTCGGTGCAGAAACAGGTGGATCGGTTGCTGCGACCGTTTTACAGACGTGAACCTTTTGAGCCAGAGGACAGGATTCACGATTTCGATTGGGCTCGACTCTTCTATGTGGCCTTTAGCCGTCCACAGAAGTTACTGGTATTGAGTACTGGAACAGAACCAAAAGATTTCTTCCGCTCCATCTGGGAGGGACTGGAGCAATGGCCCTATGTACAGAAAGAAACCCTGAAAGCCCAGCAGTTTAAATCCCGTCAGCCCTTTGTCCCCAAAAAGACCTTTTCGCTAACTTCCCATATCAATGTATATGAAACCTGTCCGCGGCAGTATCAATTTTACAAAGACCTGGAATTTACCCCCAGCCGTACCGGTCAGTTGCTGTTCGGGACGCTGGTGCACCAGACCATTGAAGATATTCACCGGGCGGTGCTGGATGGGGAACAGGTTAACGAACCCCAAATTGCTGATGATTTCGAACGCAACTACCGGGGATTGATTGCCAGTGGCTATCGCCCCCTAGGCAAGACCCAGAAGGAACAGGCACTTAAACAGGTGGTGACCTATTTTCAGAACAACAAGGACCTGTTAGCACGCGTGGTGGAAACCGAAGTGGATGTGAGTTACGAAAAAGAAGATTATATCATCAGCGGAAAGGTGGATTTATTGCTGGGGAAAGATGATCGGCTGGAACTACTGGATTTTAAATCGCAACAGAAACCGCAAAAGGATGATCCCATTATTGAGAAATATACTTATCAACTGCATGTGTATGCCCATATTTTAAAGGAGCGTTACGGCAAAGAACCGGAACGCTTATATATTTACTGGACGGCGGAAGACCACCGCAAAGATGCGTTGCAGGAAATCCCCTACGATCCGCGTCTGGAAGAAGCCGCCGGACACCATTTTGACCATATCGCACACCGTATTATTCAGAAGGATTACACCTTGAAAAATCCACCGGATAAAACAAAGGTGTGCAAAGAATGTGATTTTCGGTATTATTGTAAAATAAGGGAAGTGTGA
- a CDS encoding type IV toxin-antitoxin system AbiEi family antitoxin domain-containing protein has translation MQNVIDIFKQHYGYAYLKDLKAQGIHTDTIRKLLTGGKIEKIKPGLYRLADFTMMSHQGFVDACMAIPKAVICLHSALSYYELTTTVPAVVMVAVPREAKAPRLQYPPVKVFYFSHSNYEEGIERVHTETGDFRIYNIEKTIVDCFRYRKRLGEDVAVEGLKNYLRSKDANINKLFSYARKGRMHGVIKPYVEALII, from the coding sequence ATGCAAAATGTAATCGATATTTTCAAACAGCATTACGGATATGCTTATTTAAAGGATCTGAAAGCACAGGGGATCCATACGGATACGATTCGAAAACTGTTAACCGGGGGGAAAATAGAAAAAATAAAACCGGGGTTGTACAGGTTGGCAGATTTCACCATGATGTCCCATCAGGGATTTGTGGACGCCTGCATGGCTATTCCAAAGGCGGTGATCTGCCTTCATTCTGCACTCTCCTATTATGAATTAACCACCACGGTACCTGCGGTGGTCATGGTTGCTGTGCCCCGGGAAGCCAAAGCGCCCAGGCTCCAGTATCCGCCGGTGAAGGTGTTTTACTTCTCACATTCCAATTATGAAGAAGGGATTGAACGGGTTCATACGGAAACCGGAGATTTCAGGATTTATAATATAGAAAAAACGATTGTCGATTGTTTCCGCTATCGAAAACGGTTGGGAGAAGATGTGGCAGTGGAAGGGTTAAAAAATTATCTTCGCAGCAAAGATGCCAATATCAATAAACTATTTTCCTATGCCCGGAAAGGACGTATGCATGGAGTTATTAAGCCCTATGTGGAGGCGCTGATTATATGA
- a CDS encoding DNA cytosine methyltransferase, with translation MDHKFTYIELFAGAGGLSEGFIRAGFRPVFHIEMDRYAALTLKTRIAYHYLKGKGKIEIYNKYITGRITGDELYKYVPDYELDSVVNEEIRDDNVEKLFRIIKNHMLINNVSKINVIAGGPPCQAYSIIGRARDPYRMKYDKRNYLYKLYVRFLNEFRPDVFVFENVPGLISAADGKLWEDVKKYFMESGYEIGFKLLNAHDFGVLQNRKRVIVIGWRKELNLKYPEFSPDKNVAKFKVHDILDDLPPLEPGERITVGKYIKPPSKYLFDYGIRNGWNTLIQHIARGHNERDRKIYKFYIENWRKEKRRPDYDELPEELKTHKNRKVFRDRFKVVASDLPYSQTIVAHLAKDGHYFIHPDINQLRSISVREAARIQSFPDNFYFEGPMTEMFRQIGNAVPPLMAEKMAEKVKEMLK, from the coding sequence ATGGATCATAAATTTACATATATTGAATTATTTGCAGGTGCTGGGGGGCTTTCAGAAGGATTTATAAGAGCAGGATTCAGACCTGTTTTTCATATTGAAATGGACAGGTATGCTGCCTTAACATTAAAGACCAGGATTGCCTATCATTATTTGAAAGGCAAAGGAAAAATTGAAATATATAATAAATACATAACCGGAAGAATTACAGGAGATGAACTCTACAAATATGTTCCTGATTATGAACTTGATTCCGTGGTCAATGAAGAAATCAGAGATGATAATGTCGAAAAGTTATTTCGTATTATAAAAAATCATATGCTAATTAATAACGTCAGCAAAATAAATGTCATTGCTGGTGGACCGCCCTGCCAGGCATATTCAATAATCGGAAGAGCAAGGGACCCCTACAGAATGAAATATGATAAGAGAAACTATCTGTATAAATTGTATGTCAGATTTTTAAATGAATTCAGGCCAGATGTCTTTGTATTTGAAAATGTTCCAGGACTCATTTCAGCAGCAGATGGTAAACTCTGGGAAGATGTAAAAAAATATTTTATGGAATCCGGATACGAAATTGGTTTTAAACTGCTTAACGCCCACGATTTCGGTGTTCTCCAGAACAGAAAACGTGTGATAGTTATAGGCTGGCGAAAAGAACTGAATTTAAAATATCCTGAATTCTCTCCTGATAAGAATGTTGCAAAATTTAAAGTTCACGATATTCTGGATGACCTTCCGCCATTAGAACCGGGTGAAAGAATAACCGTGGGTAAATATATTAAACCACCATCAAAATATCTTTTCGACTACGGAATCAGAAATGGATGGAATACTCTTATTCAACACATTGCACGTGGACATAATGAGAGAGATAGAAAGATTTATAAGTTTTACATTGAAAACTGGAGAAAGGAAAAGAGAAGGCCGGACTATGATGAACTTCCTGAAGAATTAAAAACACATAAAAATAGAAAAGTTTTCCGGGATAGGTTTAAAGTCGTTGCTTCGGATCTCCCATACTCACAAACAATCGTTGCTCATCTGGCAAAAGATGGTCATTATTTTATTCATCCGGATATTAATCAATTAAGATCGATTTCTGTAAGAGAAGCGGCCAGGATTCAATCATTCCCTGATAATTTTTATTTTGAAGGCCCGATGACGGAGATGTTCCGGCAGATCGGAAATGCCGTGCCACCATTAATGGCTGAAAAAATGGCTGAAAAGGTAAAGGAGATGTTGAAGTGA
- a CDS encoding sensor histidine kinase, with protein sequence MTEKLVFKPRARLILQLGEQLIRNESIALLELVKNAYDADASQVRVIMKNIDKPGDGLIIVEDDGCGMTMEIIKNEWMEPGSDYKENLFKQKKRTAKYGRLPLGEKGIGRFAAHKLGSYITLISRAEDNPEIVVNIDWTEFEKSRYLEEVPIKIIDRSAEYFAIRSGTRIEIRKLRTRWTRGMMREVYRSLVSFTSPFDTPESFKVILKTDKEEWVKDLLKIEDVKNYALFRFKCIMEGNHIKEFLYNFTPWNSMKKIDGRTVDETDTYIQKRLLLVDREGEINLNKSKVGIVIFEGFIFDLDPKILGLGVPDKKTLREYLKINGGIRIYRDGIRIYDYGEPGNDWLDLGIRRVNEPTKRISNNIIVAAVHLDREKSTDLREKTNREGFIENEAFSELKRALLYCIGQIEELRYEDKEKIRVAYGLKSMKEPVIAGITELKEVLNKKIREEKLKKDIFRYLDRIENEYKSMRDILLRGAGAGLTLSVVIHEIEKIISELKKVVKIEVTTERIKSLVEHLAKLIEGYTLVIKKSEVKKWNLRKLIDQSIFNMEYRFKVHDIEVIKAYESKVNDIFIKCSRNLFINSLINIMDNSIWWLEYKYRGKKFKKEIFVDVSDYLIDGYLSIIIADNGPGLTLSPDEITRPFVSAKPDGMGLGLHIVDEVMKAHGGFLKFPEYDEVNIGEDFKDGAIVLLAFKKEEEKL encoded by the coding sequence GTGACTGAAAAACTGGTTTTCAAGCCACGGGCAAGATTGATACTACAACTTGGAGAACAACTCATTAGAAATGAAAGCATCGCACTCCTTGAACTGGTGAAAAATGCTTATGATGCCGATGCTTCACAGGTTCGGGTTATTATGAAAAACATAGATAAACCTGGAGATGGATTAATTATTGTTGAAGATGATGGATGCGGAATGACCATGGAGATCATAAAAAATGAATGGATGGAACCGGGAAGTGATTATAAGGAAAATTTATTTAAACAAAAGAAGAGAACCGCAAAATATGGTCGCCTTCCGCTTGGAGAAAAAGGTATTGGAAGATTTGCAGCACATAAACTGGGGAGTTATATCACTCTTATTTCCAGAGCAGAAGATAATCCTGAAATTGTGGTAAATATAGACTGGACTGAATTCGAAAAGTCAAGATACCTTGAGGAAGTACCTATTAAAATAATTGATAGAAGTGCAGAATATTTTGCGATCAGGTCAGGAACCAGAATAGAAATTAGAAAACTAAGAACGCGATGGACTCGAGGAATGATGAGAGAGGTATACAGGTCTCTTGTTTCTTTTACTTCTCCTTTTGATACACCTGAATCCTTCAAGGTGATTTTGAAAACGGATAAGGAAGAATGGGTGAAAGATTTACTTAAAATAGAAGATGTGAAAAACTATGCACTTTTCAGATTTAAATGTATTATGGAAGGCAATCATATAAAAGAGTTCCTTTATAATTTCACCCCATGGAATTCAATGAAAAAAATAGATGGTAGAACAGTTGACGAAACAGATACATATATACAAAAAAGACTTTTGCTCGTCGACCGGGAAGGAGAAATAAATCTTAACAAATCTAAAGTAGGTATTGTAATCTTTGAAGGTTTTATTTTTGACCTTGATCCTAAAATACTGGGTCTTGGCGTACCTGACAAAAAAACACTGAGAGAATATTTGAAAATCAATGGAGGTATCAGGATATACAGGGACGGAATAAGAATATATGATTATGGGGAACCCGGGAATGACTGGCTGGATCTTGGTATCCGAAGAGTAAATGAGCCAACAAAGCGAATAAGCAATAACATAATCGTTGCTGCTGTACATCTTGACAGAGAAAAAAGCACGGATCTTAGAGAAAAAACAAATAGAGAAGGTTTTATTGAAAATGAGGCTTTCAGTGAATTGAAAAGGGCGCTTCTTTATTGTATCGGACAGATTGAAGAACTCAGGTATGAGGATAAAGAGAAAATCAGAGTGGCCTATGGTTTGAAAAGCATGAAAGAGCCGGTTATTGCCGGAATAACTGAATTAAAAGAGGTTCTCAACAAAAAAATCAGGGAAGAGAAATTAAAAAAAGATATTTTCAGGTATCTGGATAGAATCGAAAATGAATACAAAAGTATGAGAGACATTCTACTGAGGGGAGCGGGAGCAGGCTTAACTCTAAGTGTGGTTATACATGAAATTGAAAAGATAATCAGTGAATTAAAGAAAGTTGTCAAAATAGAGGTCACCACTGAAAGAATTAAAAGTCTTGTGGAACATCTGGCAAAACTTATTGAAGGGTATACCCTGGTCATTAAAAAAAGTGAAGTGAAAAAATGGAATTTAAGAAAACTGATCGACCAATCAATTTTTAATATGGAATACAGATTTAAGGTTCATGATATAGAAGTTATAAAAGCATATGAAAGTAAGGTGAATGATATATTTATTAAATGTTCCAGAAATCTGTTTATTAACTCCCTTATCAACATAATGGATAATTCAATATGGTGGCTTGAATATAAATACAGGGGTAAAAAATTTAAAAAGGAAATATTTGTTGATGTATCGGATTACCTGATTGACGGTTACCTATCAATAATTATAGCAGATAATGGCCCCGGATTGACTCTTTCGCCTGATGAAATTACCAGACCTTTTGTTTCCGCCAAACCTGACGGAATGGGACTCGGATTACATATCGTGGATGAAGTGATGAAGGCACATGGAGGATTCCTGAAATTTCCGGAATATGATGAGGTTAATATTGGGGAAGATTTTAAAGACGGGGCAATTGTTCTACTCGCCTTCAAGAAAGAGGAGGAAAAATTATGA